A single region of the Papilio machaon chromosome 13, ilPapMach1.1, whole genome shotgun sequence genome encodes:
- the LOC106709180 gene encoding ankyrin repeat domain-containing protein 13D isoform X2 produces the protein MPLNVQDVAKRYPIHWLVWNNEHEELKNSLEANKFTKEDIELRDPRGRTPLLLAVTLGHIEATEALINAGADVNCEKDGWTAVQEATARGDAALLSLVLSRRDRQRQAARAAGVPDLLRRLSLAPDFYVEMKWEFTSWVPLVSRYCPFDTYKVYKRGGNVRVDTTLAGFDDTNWQRGERSYIFRGQGNRASLVELDHTLGTAWCEQLDAHEPAAHHSPPRRALLQRLAAPLALNYLDTDKISFERNKSGIWGWRQDKTETVNGYECKVFSANNVELVSKTRSEHVPRGERARATPRAPLAGLLALADREGASPLLTPEQVDEEPHTSRSSEDVKPVTWCEYFSEMPLERDIGRPKEMTTKVQKFKATLWLCEDYPLELQEQIMPILDLMTAISSPHFAKLKDFIQMQLPAGFPVKIEIPLFHVVNARITFGNIFATESPVPNIECIQEGERLSCIVDDACFEIGRGYRDAAASDDRMSNGTDDDEGLLQYAIQQSLMEAGTHDDQVDVWEALRGARPSSPAPPRALLAAEERQLQRAIEASLSLLSPEERAEADEMLAAALEAEVEVGEGGEVEVDAEAELRAALELSAREHAELDRRRQDEERALDEVLRLSLIDK, from the exons ATGCCGCTAAATGTGCAAGACGTCGCTAAACGGTATCCAATTCATTGGCTGGTTTGGAATAACGAGCATGAAGAACTCAAAAACTCCTTGGAAGCTAATAAG TTTACGAAAGAAGATATCGAGTTGCGAGACCCGCGCGGGCGCACGCCATTACTGTTGGCGGTGACACTAGGACACATCGAGGCTACGGAGGCGCTCATCAATGCCGGCGCTGATGTTAACTGCGAGAAAGACGGATGGACTG CCGTGCAGGAGGCGACGGCGCGGGGTGACGCGGCGCTGCTATCACTGGTGCTGTCGCGCCGTGACCGGCAGCGGCAGGCGGCGCGCGCGGCCGGCGTGCCCGACCTGCTGCGTCGGCTCAGCCTCGCACCCGACTTCTACGTTGAGATGAAGTGGGAGTTCACCAGCTGGG TGCCTTTAGTGTCCCGTTACTGTCCCTTCGATACGTATAAGGTGTACAAGCGCGGTGGCAACGTGCGCGTTGACACCACGCTCGCCGGCTTCGATGACACCAATTGGCAGCGCGGGGAGCGGTCCTATATATTCCGAGGACAGG GTAATCGTGCGAGCCTGGTTGAGCTGGACCACACGCTGGGTACGGCGTGGTGCGAGCAGCTGGACGCCCACGAGCCCGCAGCGCACCACTCGCCGCCGCGCCGTGCTCTGCTGCAGCGTCTCGCCGCACCACTCGCACTCAACTACCTCGACACAGACAAGATCAGCTTCGAGAG GAACAAAAGTGGCATCTGGGGTTGGAGACAGGACAAGACTGAGACGGTGAACGGTTACGAGTGCAAAGTGTTCAGCGCCAACAACGTGGAGCTGGTGTCGAAGACGCGCAGCGAGCACGTGCCCCGCGGAGAGCGCGCCCGAGCCACCCCCCGCGCACCCCTCGCCGGCCTGCTCGCGCTCGCCGACAGGGAGGGTGCTTCGCCCCTGCTCACACCCGAACAG GTAGATGAAGAGCCTCATACGAGTAGATCCTCAGAAGACGTGAAGCCGGTGACATGGTGCGAGTACTTCAGCGAGATGCCGCTGGAGAGGGACATCGGCAGGCCCAAGGAGATGACCACCAAGGTGCAGAAGTTCAAGGCCACGCTCTGGCTCTGTGAGGACTACCCCCTTGAA tTGCAAGAACAAATAATGCCGATTCTTGATCTAATGACGGCGATATCATCTCCGCACTTCGCTAAATTGAaagattttatacaaatgcAACTGCCAGCGGGTTTCCCTGTTAAAATTG AGATCCCACTCTTCCACGTGGTGAATGCTCGGATAACATTCGGGAATATATTCGCGACGGAGTCCCCTGTACCGAACATCGAGTGTATACAGGAAGGGGAGAGATTGTCGTGTATAGTGGACGACGCTTGCTTTGAGATAGGGCGAGGGTACAGAGACGCGGCGGCCTCTGATGACAGGATGTCAAATGGCACCGACGATGATGAAGGTCTGCTCCAATACGCGATACAGCAGAGTCTCATGGAGGCTGGCACACATGATGATCAG gtGGATGTGTGGGAGGCGCTGCGCGGTGCGCGGCCCTCCTCCCCCGCGCCGCCCCGCGCTCTCCTCGCAGCTGAAGAAAGACAACTGCAAAG AGCGATAGAGGCGTCTCTGTCGCTGTTGAGTCCGGAGGAGCGCGCGGAGGCGGACGAGATGTTGGCCGCGGCGCTGGAGGCGGAGGTGGAGGTGGGGGAGGGCGGGGAGGTGGAGGTGGATGCGGAGGCGGAGCTGCGCGCCGCACTGGAGCTGTCAGCACGCGAGCACGCCGAGCTGGACCGGCGGAGGCAGGATGAGGAGCGCGCGCTAGATGAAGTGCTGCGTCTCTCACTCATTGATAAGTAG
- the LOC106709180 gene encoding uncharacterized protein LOC106709180 isoform X1: MPLNVQDVAKRYPIHWLVWNNEHEELKNSLEANKFTKEDIELRDPRGRTPLLLAVTLGHIEATEALINAGADVNCEKDGWTAVQEATARGDAALLSLVLSRRDRQRQAARAAGVPDLLRRLSLAPDFYVEMKWEFTSWVPLVSRYCPFDTYKVYKRGGNVRVDTTLAGFDDTNWQRGERSYIFRGQGNRASLVELDHTLGTAWCEQLDAHEPAAHHSPPRRALLQRLAAPLALNYLDTDKISFERYTHRHTNTHARARSAPLAPAPCSAAAPRRTTRTQLPRHRQDQLREVYTQTHKHTRASPQRTTRPRAVLCCSASPHHSHSTTSTQTRSASRGIHTDTQTHTREPAAHHSPPRRALLQRLAAPLALNYLDTDKISFERYTHRHTNTHARARSAPLAPAPCSAAAPRRTTRTQLPRHRQDQLREVYTQTHKHTRASPQRTTRPRAVLCCSVSPHHSHSTTSTQTRSASRGIHTDTQTHTREPAAHHSPPRRALLQRLAAPLALNYLDTDKISFERYTHRHTNTHARARSAPLAPAPCSAAAPRRTTRTQLPRHRQDQLREVYTQTHKHTRASPQRTTHLRAVLCCSVSPHHSHSTTSTQTRSASRGTKVASGVGDRTRLRR, translated from the exons ATGCCGCTAAATGTGCAAGACGTCGCTAAACGGTATCCAATTCATTGGCTGGTTTGGAATAACGAGCATGAAGAACTCAAAAACTCCTTGGAAGCTAATAAG TTTACGAAAGAAGATATCGAGTTGCGAGACCCGCGCGGGCGCACGCCATTACTGTTGGCGGTGACACTAGGACACATCGAGGCTACGGAGGCGCTCATCAATGCCGGCGCTGATGTTAACTGCGAGAAAGACGGATGGACTG CCGTGCAGGAGGCGACGGCGCGGGGTGACGCGGCGCTGCTATCACTGGTGCTGTCGCGCCGTGACCGGCAGCGGCAGGCGGCGCGCGCGGCCGGCGTGCCCGACCTGCTGCGTCGGCTCAGCCTCGCACCCGACTTCTACGTTGAGATGAAGTGGGAGTTCACCAGCTGGG TGCCTTTAGTGTCCCGTTACTGTCCCTTCGATACGTATAAGGTGTACAAGCGCGGTGGCAACGTGCGCGTTGACACCACGCTCGCCGGCTTCGATGACACCAATTGGCAGCGCGGGGAGCGGTCCTATATATTCCGAGGACAGG GTAATCGTGCGAGCCTGGTTGAGCTGGACCACACGCTGGGTACGGCGTGGTGCGAGCAGCTGGACGCCCACGAGCCCGCAGCGCACCACTCGCCGCCGCGCCGTGCTCTGCTGCAGCGTCTCGCCGCACCACTCGCACTCAACTACCTCGACACAGACAAGATCAGCTTCGAGAGGTatacacacagacacacaaacacacacgcGCGAGCCCGCAGCGCACCACTCGCCCCCGCGCCGTGCTCTGCTGCAGCGCCTCGCCGCACCACTCGCACTCAACTACCTCGACACAGACAAGATCAGCTTCGAGAGGTatacacacagacacacaaacacacacgcGCGAGCCCGCAGCGCACCACTCGCCCCCGCGCCGTGCTCTGCTGCAGCGCCTCGCCGCACCACTCGCACTCAACTACCTCGACACAGACAAGATCAGCTTCGAGAGGTatacacacagacacacaaacacacacgcGCGAGCCCGCAGCGCACCACTCGCCCCCGCGCCGTGCTCTGCTGCAGCGCCTCGCCGCACCACTCGCACTCAACTACCTCGACACAGACAAGATCAGCTTCGAGAGGTatacacacagacacacaaacacacacgcGCGAGCCCGCAGCGCACCACTCGCCCCCGCGCCGTGCTCTGCTGCAGCGCCTCGCCGCACCACTCGCACTCAACTACCTCGACACAGACAAGATCAGCTTCGAGAGGTatacacacagacacacaaacacacacgcGCGAGCCCGCAGCGCACCACTCGCCCCCGCGCCGTGCTCTGCTGCAGCGTCTCGCCGCACCACTCGCACTCAACTACCTCGACACAGACAAGATCAGCTTCGAGAGGTatacacacagacacacaaacacacacgcGCGAGCCCGCAGCGCACCACTCGCCCCCGCGCCGTGCTCTGCTGCAGCGCCTCGCCGCACCACTCGCACTCAACTACCTCGACACAGACAAGATCAGCTTCGAGAGGTatacacacagacacacaaacacacacgcGCGAGCCCGCAGCGCACCACTCGCCCCCGCGCCGTGCTCTGCTGCAGCGCCTCGCCGCACCACTCGCACTCAACTACCTCGACACAGACAAGATCAGCTTCGAGAGGTatacacacagacacacaaacacacacgcGCGAGCCCGCAGCGCACCACTCACCTCCGCGCCGTGCTCTGCTGCAGCGTCTCGCCGCACCACTCGCACTCAACTACCTCGACACAGACAAGATCAGCTTCGAGAg GAACAAAAGTGGCATCTGGGGTTGGAGACAGGACAAGACTGAGACGGTGA
- the LOC106709202 gene encoding dnaJ homolog subfamily C member 28 — protein sequence MNKTLLQSYYLKTTSLYYCPRRRIETISKQNIENSYKVLNLPLNSKQEDVRNAFLELAKKYHPDSGSPDANIEKFVAIENAFRLLSKHNTGVSNSKEVEKIVHDVKHTAPQHRQYLSFEGVGYGTPFQRQKQWQQARAQKAAANVMEHRISKAVASDKALLKKESYSKKHDIKTKYGFDRLVEDLIQESISKGEFENLSGKGKPLKDQNTNPYVDFTTHKLNEVLINNGFTPEWITMRKEIDQDIDALKEEIKKDRMYLGPYPLSDEDGIKWEKIYKSNKNLADSINIKINTYNLIVPMINKQKFHIEFDRICEDILKNGEHSVINKQSQDQIVIKEPENDNGDIIGILFNAFGELLTFNKEKKEKC from the exons atgAATAAAACGTTGTTACAAAGTTACTACCTAAAAACGACTTCACTTTATTACTGTCCTCGTCGAAGAATTGAAACTATTTCCAAACAGAATATTGAA AATAGTTATAAAGTACTTAACTTACCACTTAATTCAAAACAAGAGGATGTTCGTAATGCATTTCTTGAGCTAGCTAAGAAGTATCATCCAGACTCAGGGTCTCCAGATGCAAATATTGAGAAGTTTGTTGCTATAGAGAATGCATTCAGATTGTTGTCAAAACATAACACCGGAGTCAGCAATAGCAAGGAAGTGGAGAAAATTGTGCATGATGTCAAA caCACAGCACCTCAACATCGTCAGTACCTAAGCTTTGAAGGTGTAGGTTATGGAACTCCCTTCCAAAGACAGAAACAGTGGCAACAAGCAAGAGCACAGAAAGCTGCTGCTAATGTAATGGAACATCGTATCTCTAAAGCTGTAGCTTCCGATAAGGCACTACTAAAAAAGGAAAGCTACAGTAAGAAACATGATATCAAAACTAAATACGGTTTTGATAGATTGGTTGAGGATTTAATACAAGAGTCAATATCGAAAGGAGAGTTTGAGAATTTAAGTGGTAAGGGAAAACCGTTGAAAGATCAGAATACAAACCCATATGTTGATTTTACTACTCATAAATTGAATGAG GTGTTAATAAACAATGGTTTTACACCAGAATGGATAACAATGAGAAAAGAGATAGATCAAGATATTGATGCTTTAAAGgaggaaataaaaaaggatagAATGTACTTAGGTCCATATCCATTGAGTGACGAAGACGGAATTAAATGggagaaaatatataaaagtaataaaaatttagccGATtctatcaatataaaaatcaacacaTACAATTTGATAGTTCCAATGATAAACAAACAGAAGTTTCATATTGAATTTGATAGAATTTGTGAAGACATATTGAAGAATGGTGAACattctgttataaataaacaatctcAAGATCAGATTGTGATAAAGGAACCGGAAAATGACAATGGCGATATAATaggcattttatttaatgctttCGGTGaattgttaacatttaataaagaaaaaaaagaaaaatgttga